Below is a window of Hemiscyllium ocellatum isolate sHemOce1 chromosome 8, sHemOce1.pat.X.cur, whole genome shotgun sequence DNA.
AAGTTACTCTGACCCGACAATTTATGGAGATTAGAAGActtaacagttttttttatttgtatagGCACTGCTGTTAACCGCATCAGAAGCATTTCCTTCTGTATAATTATCAGGAACTGTCTCTGGAAGAATGATAGTTTGCCCAGTGCAGAAGAAGGTCAACATTATTTATGTAACTTGATTTTCAGTGACATCTTTAATTCCATCGCTGGAATAAGTGAGATTTGAACAAATTTATAGCTACAATAAAAActaaatactgaagaaactcagacctggcaatatctgtggacagAGTTAAAGTTGAGTCCAGTTTAACTCTTTTTAAGAATTGCCAGTGTCATCATATTGgaaacaaaatattaactctgcatctctctctctctctctgcagaatCTGCagtacctgctgagtttttccagcattttctggtttttaATTCTGATGGCTGAGAGGTATTAAACACTGGAccattaatccagacacccaggtcatgttctggggatccaggtttgaaatggcagataatggaatttaaacaaaaacgtatctggaattaagaatctaatgacaaCCACAAAACCAGTATTGACTGTCaggaaaaaccccatctggttcattaatgtccttcagagatggTAACCAAATTTTCCCAGCCTAGCCTACATATGACTGCAGACCCGCAGCAACATGGgtgattcttaacttccctcggaGTGTGTagtaatgggcaacaaatgctggcctagccagtgacatccgcTCTCTGtgaatgaagttttaaaaatctACAGAATCAACAatactctgcttttgtttcaattaATAACTATCCAACTAGAGAAGATTCTACACTACATCGAAAACAGTAAAGTTGGCAAACAACGTCTAAGTATAATTAGAGGATATCACAACTCAATTCTCTTGTCACATGGCTTATGCCATGGCAAATCCCATGGAACATTGTGGGCCCAAATAAATCTTCACTGAGAAAAATTCCAATGTGATGACTAATCCAAGCTTGGGGCATTCGGTACAACTAGGAAAATATTGGCCCTTCTAATCGCTTTCATACTTGGGAAAGAGGTTGAGTTGCAGAAAAATGGTGTCAGGTGCTGCAATTTCCAAAGCTGGTGTGTGATTGAGAATAAACCAATCTCTTAAGATGAACCAGATGGTACAGCTTGGTTTCTTCAAGTCCATGAAGCAGACTTGAGCATATTTGGCAAAAggtcagaagttacatgacaccaggttaaaaccccaacaggtttattagaaattGCAAACgtttggagcaatgctcctttGTCAGGAGAAGTCACCTGACTTGGACTCTTATATCCTTATGTATCCCTGTCCCTGACGATGTCACAGGTTAAATCAGACTGGTTGCAACGTTGGTGCTAAACTTGACCCCAAACTGCTTTTAATCCCAAATAAATCTCAAATATTGCCAGTCTGTTGCAAAAATCCTTAATCACAGCATTGTAATACTTCAAAAGATGACAAAGCTTTCTTGGTCAATCCTCTATCCTTAACCCTCCTTAAACAGCTTGTTCAAAACTTTTGAGCTCATATCTTGTCCTGGTTTATATATAAATTAGAAACAGTAGGAACCCCACATGGGAGAAAGAAGAGGAGGAGAgtagaggagaggagaggagaggagagatcatGGTTGGCCTCCACACGGGAATCCTCTCCAACTTCTCAACATTACACTGGTGATTTACATTTTTTGGTATACTCCAGATTTCAGCTTTTACCATACTCCCATTCGTGCAAATCCACTCTGTTAATTTTCCAAGTTTTCTTACTTTCCCCTTAGCTATTTTCATGTTTTTGTAAAAGGATTCAGTCCGAATTGTCAATTTGCATCCTCAgaagatgcagcctgacctgctgaattacTCAACATTTCTGATGCAATTCTCTACTACTCATTTCAACACTTCTTTCAATGTGCAAGTTATGTCATGGTTAGATGCTGGGCTCAAAGTGCTAAATTCAGTTGTTATCTCAAAAAAGCCATATAGATAACGAAATAATCTACTTATTCTCCCATGGTACTGCATATCTTTTGACAACATTACAATCAATTCATCAGCAAAACAAGATCTTAACTGTGAAAATAATCATTTAAAAGAGATACAAATTTGTAAATTAACTTGCTTTTTCCAGATAAACTAGAGATTACAGCCCTGCAACTCTATTGTTTTGTTCAGCAAATCTCAGGCAGGAATGTCACCATCAGCATCTCTTGCAAAACCACTTTTAAaattgtgtgaaaaacatttttctttgaaCTTTACTAAAAACAGCAACTGTGAGTGATATCAGCACTGGTTGAAAGATTTTGAGTCAGACAATATAAGAGTCAATAAATTAAATGAACAGTTAAAattgagacatttcttcacttaaTTTCTCTACCACTAAACAAAGCATTTACTTACTAAGGAGCTTGGGCTACTAACCTTCAGAGCTGAACTTGCAGACAGGATCGCctggttttctgaaagtggaggATTCACAGGGCACAATGCTTCAGTTGAGCCAAGGCCTGAACATTCAGTTTCCTTATCATTAATAGTCTGAATTGTGTCACTTCCAAGTGTCCTATTTACTGCAGAATCTGCAAAATTGTTATCAACAAAAACTGCAGGTTGTTCTGGATTGCTGCATCCAAGTAAATCTTCCTCAGTATTCACAGAAGAGTTTAATTTTAACATCCGGCACATTGGAGCACAAGCATTAATAGTGGAGACAGAGGTTTTCAATTCATTATCACATTTGTCATTTGTAGGATTGTGGTGATGGGTTGGAAAATGATGATTTGTGAAGTAACCATTAGGAATTTTGGAATGCTGAAAACTCTTCTCAGCAGAATCATCTTTTTCCCTCAAAGACAATTCATGAAAAGTACCAAAAAATTGCTGCTGTACAACAGATGTTTTACAGTAACCTGCAAAGTCACTCCATAATTCACTGTTTTCTTCATCTTTAGATGAGCACAATGTTTTACTTGTTGAGGCATTAAGCAATGTATCCTTTCTCATCCCCATTAAATCAGCTCCATTTAAGATATGTTTCATGTTGCTAACAGGATCCTCCATACAGCCTATTATGCTGTCATTAGTTGAATCATTAGGATCTAACGCTTCTGAACTGATAGCCTTTTCAGTGCCCAGTATAGTTGTGGTGTCTCTTTGGTTTTCACGAACTTTGCGAAGATCCTGTTCCTCTATACAATTTTGGCTCAGAGAAGAATTACTGACACCTAATCCACAATCATCAAAAGGAACAGAGATTTCCATATTGCCATTTAGTTCCATGAAGCATTCCACCATGTTCTGGAGAAAGTTGTTTGTATTGTCACTTTCTTCATCCTGTTGCAAATGTAGAGCTGCTGATCTTTCTTGACAATCTATAACAACAGTTATCATGTTAACAGCACATAGTTAATGACTGTACTAGTAAGTAATTCTCATACAAAAGAAATTCAGAATACCTGTAGCTCCAACAGGACTGGTTGGGTATTGATAATGAAAATTTACTTTCATTAATGTCTTCTGTTTCTAGCTTGTATGTGTGTCTCAGTTTGAAAAAGAAACACCAGCCAGTTTTTGTTTACTGTACTGTGTTGCAGTCTGCATACTAAGATCTATTAATTTGCACACTATGCTTGTGAAAGTGTAAACATATACTTGCTATCTTTTTGCAGTTCATGGTTTTATAGATGAAGCTGTTTTCCCAGAAAGACTAGCGTTGCTTTCAGATGACCTTCAACACTTGTGCCCATTATCTCCTTCagcctgaaaaaaaaatgaaaaaaaaatgaaaaaccgTTAAGCATTCTTTgcatattttttagattagacatAGTACTATGCAAACATACAAAAAGCTATTCTACCCAGACCAACATAAATTCTGGCTTATTTGACACGTCTTACAgccgttcaagaaggcatctctcctcatctttcaagGACGAGGAGGAAAGGGTAATAAAATACCAATTTCAAACATCAATGTTCTAAGAAACGTAAAGGTTGAAAGAAATTGGATTTGTATGAAGACTTTGTATTTTACTAACAGGACTTCGCCTCCTTCACTGTTTATGTTACCGATGATGAATTAAAAAGTGGTAAAACCAAAAATCATTTTCAGTGGCTGAACACATTTTCAGTAGCGAGCACTGCGCAACAAAATAAGAATACAAACTTGGTCTTCGGGTACAGAGATTATTTGTAATAAATCCACTACTAGTGTAAAAGTCAATGATTTAACACAAAGTATTTCAGGTCAAAATGCATTCTGACCTGCTATGTTAGAACGAAGGAGTTAGTTTCCACTTTCTTCTTCCTTACATTGATAGTAGGAAAGCAGCTGAGTAAATTAATAGATAATTTACTTTTGGTGGCATTGGCTGAAGAAGGAATGTTAATTCAGATACTGGATGACCCTATactttaataataataatatcatGAAATCCCTTACATCCAGTGGTATCGTAAAACAAGATCTCAATTGAacttctcatctgaaagacagaacCTCTGAAAATGCAGCATTCCCTTTGCACTGCATATGAAACAAGGCTCAAATTCATGATCATTAGATTTGAAGAAAGTGTACTACCACTGGGTTAAACTGATATGTTATTTGAAAAACAACTTAATTATTTTTGATTTTGGAAGAAACAGATGTAAATATCGAAAAACCATTTGCATGTGGGTGAAAATTAAAGCTACATTTTGTCTAGTCTATTAGACATGACAGGAAATCCCAAAATTCATGTATACATTTTTAAACTGGCTACTTGAATAGTAGCTTATCTATGCCTCCATAGTATCTTGGGTTGACCAAAACAACCACCTCAACATTGGCCTCATATTGCCTTGAGTTCTGGGAACCTTAATGCATGACAGGAACaattttgactggcgaattaatCTTTACAGTAACCAGATCTTAGTGAAATAGAGTTGACAGCAGAATCTTTTCTAGGTGGCAAACATGCAATTTTGCTTTACTAAAATTTGTCACAGATAAAAGTGTTAATCTGATTCAAACTATGTTACAGATGGAAGGTTTCAAGTGACACACCATCCATTGCCACCTGAACAACCAGACGATtcatgaattcaataaagaatacATTGATTACCAAATTCTAAAGCAGTGAATGAACAGATTTGCAATTGGCAGCTGCACTATAATTTATGAGGATTGGTATTTTCAATTGGTATGTACATTGTAATTAATGAGGATTCATATTATCTTGTGTGCAATCGGTTATAGGACAAGAGGACAATGATCTATTCAAGACTAAAAATGTACTATAAACATTAAGAAGCAAGGCGGTGCTTAGCCGCATGAATGTGAACATTAATAGAAAGTTTCCTAAAAAAGTGAAAATGAAGTGATATTTCCATATGATTAAATAATGACCATAGCCTGTGAAAAAATAAATGGTTGGAAGGTACCGCAGCTCATCTGGCTCATCCCAAAATTTGTTAAACTCTAACTCTAACATAAATTGATTAAACGCCACCTCCCAGTCTATATATTATTACTCACTGTGTAAAGTACTGAAACATCAACTAGCATGTTTCACTTCATTCCAGGTTTGAgccaatttattttttttaaaaaaaagcagtgatGCTAAAAATACCTAATGCACATCACAGGACAAATTCACAAATAACTTAACTGACAAGATTAAAGAAACAAATTTCCAAACTGCAGAAATCAGAAAATTATACAAACTAACATAACTATCACTCccataaaagaaaaatatttctAGTTTTTAAACTTCATTTACTAAATGTTCtgtaaatcatagaattcctgcagtgcagaaagaggccatttggcccatcaggtctgcaccaatCTTCAAAgggcatccacccagacccattcgatccctgtaaccc
It encodes the following:
- the LOC132818312 gene encoding uncharacterized protein LOC132818312, with translation MKVNFHYQYPTSPVGATDCQERSAALHLQQDEESDNTNNFLQNMVECFMELNGNMEISVPFDDCGLGVSNSSLSQNCIEEQDLRKVRENQRDTTTILGTEKAISSEALDPNDSTNDSIIGCMEDPVSNMKHILNGADLMGMRKDTLLNASTSKTLCSSKDEENSELWSDFAGYCKTSVVQQQFFGTFHELSLREKDDSAEKSFQHSKIPNGYFTNHHFPTHHHNPTNDKCDNELKTSVSTINACAPMCRMLKLNSSVNTEEDLLGCSNPEQPAVFVDNNFADSAVNRTLGSDTIQTINDKETECSGLGSTEALCPVNPPLSENQAILSASSALKADTRSLLENILQNSFPSEPIKCSFEDIPTLEKVLKIIGEESDTNKANTLTSLEFPKMWEDVQDLNSLSLRFCWNVSHSREKLLSTLGIDQNQKDTGQSDLQFLEDTMACSLDLEKTGALPEVTTVSENGTKALIQTRIPVSAFPRTGRSLTHRLESVVIQWLHLNGNRVREVPRIKKSSLFL